The genomic segment TTTCTTTACAGGATTTTCTGCGATAGCAATATTATACGGCTGCCATTAGCATCGTTATTGCAAAAGCCCCTCGCTCGTCTAATCTCATCAAGACGCTCGGAAAAAGTGAAACAACACTACGAGGCGATAGGCGGCGAATCACCTCTCCTAAAGTGGACACTACGTCAGGCTTGCGGTGTCAGGAGGCTGTTGGAAAAGAACTATCCAGAGATCGAAGTCTTCGTTGGCATGCGATATTCCAGCCCATTCATAGTGAATTCACTTGATGCGGCTGTCGCATCCGGTTGCAAGCATGTTGTGATCGTGTCGCTCTATCCCCAGTACAGCCTCGTGACAACGGGGACAGCGATCGCAGAGGTGACAGATTGGCTTGATCGCAAGAAACATGATGTGACGGTATCTCTGATAGATGGATTCCACAATCGACTGGAGTACATTTCTCTGTTGAAGAGCAAGATCGAAGCAGCAAGGCAGAAACTGCCGGGAGACCATTCCGCCAAATTGCTCTTCTCAGCGCATTCACTCCCGG from the Candidatus Zixiibacteriota bacterium genome contains:
- the hemH gene encoding ferrochelatase — its product is MIKKLKAHSSYLAQPAESFDFAREKWGVLFLNMGAPESLDDIEAFLYRIFCDSNIIRLPLASLLQKPLARLISSRRSEKVKQHYEAIGGESPLLKWTLRQACGVRRLLEKNYPEIEVFVGMRYSSPFIVNSLDAAVASGCKHVVIVSLYPQYSLVTTGTAIAEVTDWLDRKKHDVTVSLIDGFHNRLEYISLLKSKIEAARQKLPGDHSAKLLFSAHSLPVKMVEGGDLYVDQVRETVALAAGDQDHLLSFQSRSGPVKWVGPETSATIQQLGADGVKSLIIVPISFVSDHLETLYEVDIELAELAHASGIENFIRTESFNDDAAFIALLSRLVGEKTGL